In Vulpes lagopus strain Blue_001 chromosome 1, ASM1834538v1, whole genome shotgun sequence, a genomic segment contains:
- the PARP14 gene encoding protein mono-ADP-ribosyltransferase PARP14 isoform X2: MEDTSEECENTSSLVAFENLKANVTDIMLILLVENVSGLSSNDFKVEVLRDFDVAVVTFQTHTDAVKFVDDCARHHSVKQLQLSPRLLEVTKTIRVENLPPGVNDYNLKCLFENPQNGGGRVASIECFPEENSALIEFFDKKVLRTIMTKKLEFKHMPLSVFPYYTSLGTALYGKEKPLIKLPAPFREPLDLPLWRFLQQKNHLIKEINDEARRCHCELIWSKLRGEVTVRPATTLFCLGRLKIRTWREDVSMAFSSIRSKYKVTTLTVDPMVWDTVRNHLEDDRILIEFDTLTGTVTLVGKSEDVQNVEPQIKELIESTVQKIKREEQSLEEKVALSPGRYSLLCHSNALEHLRTECPEVEMCYDKASQHMCFKGLHADVNKAKCEIQKKMHIMVQKSIELPPEIFQFLQQVDCVEFSKSLLVAQKILAVYELAGTAVVLTGYSSEVLSDAAKQMVTALTYKRLDLKDREVLKGRKWKGLTHSLHRRHNSPSRTVIIDKLTSETKAEVVIAGCTSQVNETHSLLFNFVEKHTRVERLIEIEPPIVIDYLRREKKLCWQKMKRTNVQVIFNPENRAQGVLLIGPRARVLEGVRLLGQVREAVRVESLQVHTPGAGRLFREKAPYYRSEVQRRFGCCLELQEAAGAAGRGDAHRGLPRVELRPGVALAVQRGDLTRFPAAQAVVSPASGDLQLRGGLAAALAQAAGPALQEDCSRLLRTVGPVPAGGAVASTAGKLPYRLVIHAVGPQWKDSEASRCMSQLKAAVKQSLRLAEAHGCRSVAIPAISSGLFGFPLAVCVRTIVLAIQESCQLSHDGHALKEIYLVDAAEKTVQAFADTVTALAEAAGPAAVQPGPTGVHASGQVSLSQGNLRVLLVKGDAQRAAADVIVNSVPVDLKLNRGLLSQALLAKAGPKLQEELDTVGRAVAVGMGTVLQTSGCDLHCRYVLHVVAPDWEEGSTSSQKIMRDIIRKCLEITESLSLRSIAFPAIGTGNLGFPKTIFAELITSEVLTFSSKTQLAALQEVQFLLHPNDHENIQAFSDVFARRTNGNVVSDTIPKAEDAQGSYGTVSSPNVDMHEMKIGPIIFQVASGDITKEEADVIVNSTSKTFNLKAGVSKAILQCAGQNVEMACSLLAQKGNSDYIVTEGGLLKCKNIIHVIGGNDVKESISFVLQECEKRNYSSICLPAIGTGNAQKDPDKVADAIIDAIEDFIQKGMLKSVKKVKVVIFLPHLLDVFYDSMKKREASQASPQQSLESKLKSSVSSPSQSPQKQNPLVLKKKTESASFQVCGENVKCMKNALSWIQDLITKELCPYTNEDECIKDFNEKEYHKLNELQENLNIAICLDSEKPLIEVFGTGNDLTQARNAIEEMIKGIRLAKEQKSQADFISEFIEWQYYNNGTFHSFDKITNLQLENARKAKKRTTLVKVNHKSYTVDLVTNIATDAKGHHIPVKRFMKSEVVIPEHWSDMKQQDVCVVELQPGHAEYDTVATKFNQTCSHLYIEKIERIQNPHLWNSYQTKKKAMDAKNGHKNNEKQLFHGTDADSVPHVNHNGFNRSYAGKNAVAYGKGTYFAVNARYSANDTYSRPDRNGKKHMYYVRVLTGTYTRGNQSLIVPPPKSADNPTDLYDTVTDCVQNPGLFVVFYDYQAYPEYLITFTY, from the exons tgTTACGCACCATCATGACCAAGAAACTTGAATTCAAACATATGCCACTCTCTGTGTTTCCGTACTATACCTCTCTGGGCACAGCCTTGTATGGAAAGGAAAAACCTCTGATCAAGCTTCCGGCACCATTCAGAGAACCATTAGATCTTCCCTTATGGAGGTTCTTGCAGCAAAAAAATCATCTGATCAAGGAGATAAATGATGAAGCGAGACGATGTCACTGTGAACTAATATGGTCTAAACTCAGGGGTGAAGTTACTGTCAGACCTGCGACCACATTATTCTGTCTAGGTAGACTGAAAATCAGGACCTGGAGGGAAGATGTTTCCATGGCATTCTCTAGCATCAGGTCTAAGTATAAAGTTACTACGCTTACTGTGGACCCCATGGTGTGGGACACCGTAAGAAATCATTTAGAAGACGACAGGATTTTGATAGAGTTTGATACACTGACAGGGACTGTAACCCTAGTGGGGAAATCAGAGGATGTACAGAACGTGGAGCCACAAATCAAGGAATTAATAGAAAGTACCGTTCAAAAAATTAAGAGAGAAGAGCAAAGTCTAGAGGAAAAAGTGGCTCTTTCTCCCGGAAGGTATTCTCTTTTGTGTCACAGCAACGCCCTAGAGCATCTCCGCACTGAGTGCCCAGAGGTGGAGATGTGTTATGACAAAGCTTCTCAACACATGTGCTTCAAGGGTCTCCACGCAGATGTGAATAAAGCAAAGTGTGAAATACAGAAGAAGATGCACATCATGGTTCAAAAAAGCATCGAGCTTCCCCCTGAGATTTTCCAGTTTTTGCAACAAGTAGACTGTGTAGAATTCTCAAAGTCTCTTTTGGTGGCACAGAAAATTCTTGCAGTCTATGAGCTAGCAGGTACAGCTGTTGTCCTAACCGGCTATTCCTCTGAAGTCCTATCGGATGCCGCAAAGCAGATGGTCACCGCCTTAACTTACAAGCGCCTGGACCTTAAGGACAGGGAAGTTCTTAAAGGCAGGAAATGGAAAGGGCTCACTCACAGTTTGCACAGGAGACATAATTCGCCCTCTAGGACTGTGATCATCGACAAGCTCACTTCAGAAACCAAAGCCGAGGTGGTCATCGCCGGCTGCACGAGCCAAGTGAATGAAACCCACAGCTTGCTGTTCAACTTTGTGGAAAAGCACACGAGAGTAGAGCGACTGATCGAAATCGAGCCTCCCATCGTCATTGATTActtgaggagagagaagaagctCTGCTGGCAGAAGATGAAGAGGACAAACGTCCAGGTCATTTTCAATCCGGAGAACAGAGCCCAAGGCGTCCTGCTGATCGGGCCTCGGGCCAGGGTCCTGGAGGGCGTGAGGCTCCTGGGCCAGGTGCGGGAGGCCGTGCGCGTGGAAAGCCTGCAGGTGCACACGCCGGGGGCCGGCCGGCTCTTCCGGGAGAAGGCGCCCTATTACAGAAGCGAGGTCCAGCGGCGGTTCGGCTGTTGCCTGGAGCTGCAGGAGGCCGCaggggcggcgggccggggcgACGCGCACAGGGGCCTGCCTCGGGTGGAGCTGCGCCCTGGGGTGGCCCTGGCGGTGCAGCGGGGCGACCTGACCCGCTTCCCCGCCGCCCAGGCCGTGGTGAGCCCCGCCAGCGGGGACCTGCAGCTCCGCGGGGGCCTGGCGGCCGCGCTGGCCCAAGCAGCAGGCCCTGCGCTCCAGGAGGACTGCAGCCGGCTGCTGAGGACGGTGGGCCCCGTCCCTGCGGGCGGCGCCGTGGCCTCCACGGCGGGGAAGCTGCCCTACCGCCTGGTCATCCACGCCGTGGGGCCCCAGTGGAAGGACAGCGAGGCCTCGAGGTGCATGTCCCAGCTCAAGGCGGCCGTGAAGCAGAGCCTGCGTCTGGCCGAGGCGCACGGCTGCAGGTCCGTGGCCATCCCTGCCATCAGCTCCGGACTCTTCGGCTTCCCCTTAGCTGTATGTGTCAGGACTATCGTTCTGGCCATCCAGGAAAGCTGCCAGCTGAGCCACGATGGGCACGCCCTGAAAGAGATTTACCTGGTGGATGCAGCGGAGAAGACCGTCCAGGCCTTCGCGGACACTGTGACAGCGCTGGCCGAGGCCGCTGGACCTGCCGCCGTGCAGCCCGGCCCGACAGGTGTCCATGCAAGCGGGCAGGTGTCGCTGTCCCAGGGCAATCTGAGGGTCCTCCTGGTGAAAGGAGATGCACAGAGAGCTGCG GCTGACGTTATTGTCAACTCCGTTCCCGTGGATCTCAAGCTTAATAGAGGGCTCCTTTCCCAAGCCCTCTTGGCAAAAGCTGGGCCAAAGCTCCAGGAGGAACTGGACACGGTGGGACGAGCAGTGGCTGTTGGCATGGGCACAGTTCTCCAAACCAGTGGATGCGATCTGCACTGTCGCTACGTGCTTCACGTGGTGGCTCCGGACTGGGAAGAGGGCAGCACGTCTTCACAAAAG ATCATGAGAGACATAATCAGAAAATGTCTGGAAATCACGGAGAGCCTGTCCTTAAGATCAATTGCATTTCCAGCAATAGGAACAGGAAATTTGGGGTTTCCTAAAACTATTTTTGCTGAATTAATAACTTCAGAAGTGTTAACATTTAGTAGCAAGACTCAACTGGCAGCTTTACAAGAGGTTCAATTTCTGCTGCACCCGAATGATCATGAAAATATTCAG GCATTTTCAGATGTATTTGCCAGAAGGACTAATGGAAATGTCGTCAGTGACACAATTCCCAAGGCTGAAGATGCACAAG gtTCCTATGGGACTGTGTCTAGCCCAAATGTAGACATGCACGAAATGAAGATTGGTCCCATCATCTTCCAGGTGGCCTCTGGAGATATCACCAAAGAAGAGGCAGATGTGATTGTAAATTCAACATCGAAGACATTTAATCTCAAAGCAG GAGTGTCCAAAGCAATTCTACAATGCGCTGGACAAAATGTGGAAATGGCATGTTCTCTCCTAG CTCAAAAAGGCAACAGTGATTATATAGTTACAGAAGGTGGATTACTGAAATGCAAGAATATCATTCACGTCATTGGTGGAAATGATGTCAAGGAATCCATCTCCTTTGTTTTGCAAGAGTGTGAAAAACGGAATTACTCATCCATTTGCCTTCCAGCCATTGGGACAG GAAATGCCCAAAAAGACCCAGATAAGGTTGCTGATGCCATAATTGATGCCATTGAAGACTTTATACAGAAAGGAATGCTCAAGTCTGTGAAAAAAGTTAAAGTTGTCATCTTTCTGCCTCATCTACTGGACGTGTTTTATGACagcatgaaaaaaagagaagcatcTCAGGCTTCTCCCCAACAGTCTCTGGAGTCTAAATTAAAAT caTCTGTGAGTTCCCCAAGTCAGTCTCCACAAAAGCAGAATCCTTtggttttgaaaaagaaaacagaatcagcAAGTTTTCAGGTGTgtggtgaaaatgtaaaatgtatgaaaaatgctCTCTCCTGGATACAGGATCTGATTACAAAGGAACTGTGTCCTTACACCAATGAAGATGAGTGTATCAAAGactttaatgaaaaagaatatcaCAAATTGAATGAGCTGCAGGAGAACttaaatattgccatttgtttGGACAGTGAAAAACCTTTGATTGAGGTTTTTGGAACTGGCAACGATTTGACACAGGCTAGAAATGCAATTGAGGAAATGATCAAGGGAATTAGATTGGCCAAAGAACAGAAATCCCAGGCAGATTTTATCAGTGAATTTATAGAATGGCAATATTACAACAATGGCACTTTTCATAGTTTTGACAAAATAACTAATCTGCAATTGGAGAATGCAAGGAAGGCAAAGAAAAGGACAACTCTTGTCAAAGTTAATCATAAGAGCTACACAGTGGACCTCGTCACAAACATTGCTACAGATGCAAAAGGACACCATATACCTGTTAAGCGCTTTATGAAATCTGAAG TGGTGATCCCTGAGCACTGGAGTGATATGAAGCAGCAGGATGTCTGTGTGGTTGAGCTACAGCCTGGTCATGCAGAATATGACACAGTGGCAACCAAGTTTAATCAGACCTGCTCACACCTCTACATAGAGAAG ATTGAGAGGATCCAGAATCCACATCTCTGGAATAGCTACCAAACAAAGAAGAAAGCCATGGATGCCAAGAATGGGCATAAAAACAATGAGAAGCAGCTCTTCCATGGGACAGATGCTGACTCGGTGCCACATGTCAACCACAATGGCTTTAACCGCAGTTATGCCGGAAAGAACG CTGTGGCATATGGAAAGGGAACCTATTTTGCTGTCAATGCTCGTTATTCTGCTAATGATACCTACTCCAGACCagacagaaatgggaaaaagCATATGTATTACGTGAGAGTACTTACTGGAACCTACACACGTGGAAATCAGTCACTAATTGTGCCTCCTCCAAAGAGCGCTGATAACCCTACTGACCTGTATGACACTGTCACGGATTGTGTTCAAAATCCCGGTTTATTTGTGGTATTTTATGACTACCAGGCTTACCCAGAGTACCTCATTACTTTTACCTATTAA